The genomic segment ATGTTCATATCAAAAATCACAATTTATACAAAAAAAGCAGTTGAAATTCAACTGCTTTTTCTTAAACATAATTACTTTTTTCTAAATATGTAGAATCATTTCCATATGTAAATATTACTGATCCATTTTTTATCATATCTATTGTCTTTTTAGATATATCTCTTGGTAAAGCTGGACATCCTAGGCTTCTCCCTAATCTTCCACGAGATTGAGCAAATCTTGGATTTGCATAATCTGCACCATGGATAACAATGTATCTTTCTTTTGCCTTATCGTTTATTCCTTTTTCTAATCCATTTAAAACTAAAGAATAACCATTACCACCCATGTATGTATTTTCAGTTAAAAAGAATCCTAAAGAACTTTTATTAGAACTCATTTTGTTAGAAAATGATGTCGCAATATTTCCACCACTATTTTTCCCATGTGACACATGAGTTTGAACTAGTAATTCTTTTTTCTCCATATCAATTACAAAAAATCTTTTTTCTGTTGAAGGTTTTGAATAATCAATTATAGTTAATAATTCTTTTTTTCTACCCTCAATCTTATTATAACCTCTTAAGGCTATTTTAAATACTTCGTAATTTAATTTTCCTTTTAATCCAATTTCATTATATAACTTTTCTTCTGAATTTTCTAAAGACATCTCCATCTTCTTCTCTGCTTTTGTAGGATTCTTTAATGTAAAACCAAATGATGCTGTTGATATTGATCCTAAAATAAGAGCTAACATTAAATACTTTTTCCCTAACACAAAAACCTCCACATATAATTGACTTTTCCCTAATAAAATCCCTTATATTTTAACATATGATATAAAAAAAATCAAGAATTGTAAATTCTTGATCTTTCGTTTTTATTATTCTATTACAATTACTATTCCTTTTTTTGTCTGTGCCCAATTATAAACATACTTTGCATGAGATGTTGCATTTCTTACACACATATGTGATCTTGGAGTCGTTCCTAGCGTTGAGCTATACTCAATCATCTCTGTTCTTGGTAAATTTACAGGGACTCCATGAATATATCCACCTCCTGAAAATCTACTGGCATATGGTGCATACCCTTCAATTTCAGTACTACTTCCATCTTTTAAATAATCCATTTTAAATCTTTTCTCTTGAACTACAAATACTCCTAAAGGTGTTGCTAATTTAAAAGGTGGCTTATCCAATCCTGTTGATGCTGGATTCATACTTCTAATTTTCCAAATGTCTCCATCTTTTTCTAATGTTGCTATATTTTGATTTTTTCTATCAACCACTACAACTCTAGGAAATTTTTTTACTTCTAATGCTTCTATATATCTTCTTGGAACTAACCATTCTCCGTCTATATTTTCAACTTTAACTTTATAATAATTTGAATCATTAGCTAGTATCGAAATTAAAGATCCATCTAAAGCATATCTTTCAGGTTTATCCATTTGTCCTTCTCTATATAATGGTATGCTTTGATTTCTTCTAATTCCATATTTATCTTTAGTTGTAGATGCTCCATTTGAATATTTTTGTGTAACCTCTTCCCTTGCTAAAGGAGGATATCCATTTATATTTTTATAATTTCGTAATGTCCCAAACTCTGTATTTTCACTCTGAAATTTATCTAGGTTATCTAACTTATTAGATATTTTTTCCCATTGAAACTCTCTAGTTTTTTTTCCATATTTATAGGTATCCGGCAGGGTGTGCTCATTATAAGTTAAATCCTTTTCTATTATTGCAGAATAAATTAATGTAAAATTTATAACTCCTAACATAATTAATATTAAAAATCTAAGTTTGTTCTTCATATTATACCTCTCTAATTTATTTTATCTCATATCTTTTCTATACTTAAACTTTTTAATTTTCCTACCTTAAATTTAA from the Candidatus Cetobacterium colombiensis genome contains:
- a CDS encoding L,D-transpeptidase; translated protein: MKNKLRFLILIMLGVINFTLIYSAIIEKDLTYNEHTLPDTYKYGKKTREFQWEKISNKLDNLDKFQSENTEFGTLRNYKNINGYPPLAREEVTQKYSNGASTTKDKYGIRRNQSIPLYREGQMDKPERYALDGSLISILANDSNYYKVKVENIDGEWLVPRRYIEALEVKKFPRVVVVDRKNQNIATLEKDGDIWKIRSMNPASTGLDKPPFKLATPLGVFVVQEKRFKMDYLKDGSSTEIEGYAPYASRFSGGGYIHGVPVNLPRTEMIEYSSTLGTTPRSHMCVRNATSHAKYVYNWAQTKKGIVIVIE
- a CDS encoding murein L,D-transpeptidase catalytic domain family protein, whose protein sequence is MLGKKYLMLALILGSISTASFGFTLKNPTKAEKKMEMSLENSEEKLYNEIGLKGKLNYEVFKIALRGYNKIEGRKKELLTIIDYSKPSTEKRFFVIDMEKKELLVQTHVSHGKNSGGNIATSFSNKMSSNKSSLGFFLTENTYMGGNGYSLVLNGLEKGINDKAKERYIVIHGADYANPRFAQSRGRLGRSLGCPALPRDISKKTIDMIKNGSVIFTYGNDSTYLEKSNYV